In one Mobula hypostoma chromosome 17, sMobHyp1.1, whole genome shotgun sequence genomic region, the following are encoded:
- the LOC134357909 gene encoding myosin heavy chain, skeletal muscle-like — MSEADKEKTAITGPLGLFQSEKMPQGISGALATFPPGMGKTMGKTMGDVDLFGVLVYLDDLLALGFALEDYEARRVRDPGRLGINEVKLSLDECQVWRRTQLLSEKICTAELNAQKCRLETECCNFGTTTEELQSTFVKVEMGKRNSEPKLRSFTDELIHRDKTMTNLRKDQQKLKKSIQNRLEETGGVIASQMEMNTKRESELLRLWQELEESRKKLTSRLQEAEEAAEAAQAKCFRLEKIKQQLPIK; from the coding sequence atgagtgaggccgacaaggagAAGACGGCCATTACAGGTCCCCTAGGACTCTTCCAGTCTGAAAAGATGCcacagggcatatccggagcccttgCAACCTTCCCGCCGGGCATGGGGAAGACCAtggggaagaccatgggggatgtggacttgtttggagttttggtgtatttggatgatctCCTAGCATTGGGATTCGCCTTGGAAGACTATGAAGCAAGGCGAGTGAGGGATCCCGGGCGACTAGGGATTAACGAAGTAAAACTTTCTTTGGACGAgtgccaggtctggagaaggaCGCAGCTCCTGAGTGAGAagatttgcaccgctgaactgaatgctcagaaatgcaggctggagactgagtgCTGCAATTTTGGGACAACCACTGAAGAATTGCAGTCCACGTTCGTCAAAGTGGAGATGGGGAAACGGAATTCCGAGCCGAAACTGCGGTcatttactgatgaattaatccataGAGACAAAACAATGACCAACcttcgaaaggatcagcagaaactcaagaaatcgatccagaacagattggaagaaactggtggtgtaattgcgtcccagatggagatgAACACGAAGCgggagtcagaactgctgagactgtggcaagagttggaggagtccaggaagaagctgacgtctcgattgcaggaggctgaagaggctgcagaggcagccCAAGCTAAGTGCTTCAGattggagaaaatcaaacagcagctaccaatCAAGTAA